The following nucleotide sequence is from Salvia miltiorrhiza cultivar Shanhuang (shh) chromosome 7, IMPLAD_Smil_shh, whole genome shotgun sequence.
gtcctatcggaaatattaaagtaacttctaatcagtccccgacaacggcgccaaaaagttcaacggcgccaaaaagttctaattagaatttcattgctttctaattttcaaggcttggatcaagatttaagattcaagccgctacagtcattcttattcggtttttatacaatttagtttttattattgctttctttttaattatgtttatgctttcttttgctatgtctggctagtttcgtttagctgattctagggtttgtaaatagttgattgaattatgtgatttatttgttaatacctttttgccttccagtttatgattcataattcctggtgcttaatttcttgtgaattatctgatcaatagtttgcatgtgtagctattcggtttgagacctagcggagataactgtttagcggattcaggaatgtatgatatgattttaaccttgagaccgagcagagataggtggatcatagggagctattcttaggagctattgggagttagtagattttcttgagacctaacggagataaataatttactaatctacgatcgtttgctgctctagcgagagttattgattaattaagtgatctctcatcataactggattaaactggtacataggattaatagattaattgcgtagatttaattaatgaatatgTATTACGTTTTTGTATAAAAAGAATTCTTCagttataatttaattttagagtTATTGGCTTGTAAATACACGAGCTATACGTAATTTCGAAATGATACATTGTAATTAAAGTCATATTTAATTTGAGAGAACTTCGATATCATGATAAATCTAAACacattgaaagttcatgtattatGTTACAAATTTCAATAGtcatttataattttgaaaattacataaagtttgtgtatttatacgccaataactttaatttaatactTCATGCGTCCtgctcccgtgcgatgcacggtaatagttatttaactaaattatttaaaagtatAAGTAATCTATACTTTTTAATGTTGaatgtctttttatattataacaatatttataatatcaactaattatcatatttaatgctttaattaattgttaattacCAAATTTAAGATAGGACTAAATAGTGATTGGTATAGAAATTACACTCTAGTTTTGGGCGGGAAAAAAATTGTGAAGTTGGATGAgcttttatatagatatagatgcgtcccataagagtgtgcatgatTGTtggtgacacaaattttaataaatgttatgtGAATGTGTTATTAGTGGAAGAAGAGTCCAAAAAAAGAAAGTACACACTCTCGTGGGACGTCCCTAATGAGTTCATTCGTAACACATCTAAATAATCGGTAAATGAAGAAGGAAATGAACTTAGACCCGAGTATCAAACGCAAAGAAAATACTGAGAACCCTTAGTTTTTGTATTGATTTTCAACTTGAAACTTTACAATGACGATGAATTTCCTATTTATACTAGTAGGTTACAAAAGGGTGGTATAAATGTAAAATCTATCCTTCACGTACTCTGCGTGTACTCTCTAACTTCCCCGCAATAATCTGGTCTTTTTATCCCCGTTGTAACTAATTCTGTAGCTTTTGTCAGGGTTTGAAAATCTGAGTTATGATTCTCGCGTGGTATTTGGCATGCTCAACTCTGGCTTTGGACTTTGCGAGTTCAACTCTGGTACCTAGCCTCACACGTTCAACTCTGGCTTGAGAGCTTCATGAACTCAACTTCGGCGTACGATGAGCTCAACTCTGGCGCTAGGCTTCGCGAATCAACTTTGACATCGGCTTTAAGAGCTCACCTCCAGCCTTGATGTTCACGACTCAACTTTGGCTTTGGTGCCCCCGGCTCAACCCTAGCTTTGGTCCCCATGGCTTGATCCCGCCTTTCACCTCTCGGGCCTTAGCTTTATCCTAGGTTCTCCAGCTTCACCTCCAGCCTTGGTATCCCCGGCTCAACATTGGTGTCGGTGGGCACGGCTTAACTCTAGCCTTGGTCTTTTTCACCTTTATTTGCTTTGGTTTAATTAAAGCGTTTTCTACCTCGGTCCATCTCTAAGGCTCTTTTTTCTCACTCAACTTTGACACCTCCTCACGAGCTCAACTCTGGCTTTCTTCTCGCCAGTTCAACTCCGACGCTCTAGGGATAATTATCCCTGCAATATCTCATTTGCCTCATTAGTGTCGAGTAATATTTTGGAACCAGATCTTCTCTATTTAAATTCGAGTAAAGAGATTGAGTTGAGAAATCAGAGTTGATTGGCTGATGCggattttactcctcatcagtccCAAAATGGCTAAAAGTGCACATTCTTATGAGACGGAATGAGTATTAATTGGTAAGTAGGATGTTATAGCCGATcagaatatataattattttaagtgtttaaatttcaatttttaatttaataattgattttttagcatcattttaaaaaaatctttaaactttttttgtaataaataaatattaactagagtttattATATCAtgatagtttttatttttataataaatatgattaaaataataaattaacatATCAAAATATTCGGAAATTATAATTTAGAAGCCTTCCAAACAAATAatgttataaatattattaaaatagtaaattaaCACATCAAAAAGAATCCTTACATGTTTAGAGGtgtaaacacacacaaaaaaacaaAGTTTATTTAGTTTACACCCACTTACATATTTAATGaggaataaaaaatgaaaaataaaaaaagatcgTACGAGTCGGATCTGCGCTAACCTAATATAGAAGCACTCCTTTGCTAAAATAAGCTCACTCCCTCGCCTCCCCTCTCTCCTCCACAAATCTCAACACGTATATACGTATtcacccccctctctctctatatatatataccccaCCCACGCCTATTCCATTCCTTCTAACTCAAAACTCGAGTTCCTCGATTCAAACCCCCTCCCCCCTAAAATGGCCGTTTCTTCTGGTGCCAGCCTCTCCAAGAGTGGCGCTGAAGGAGAGGTTTACGACGGCCACTACGAGCAGTTCGAAGGAATCGGAAAGCGCGCCGCCGACAAGTTCGACCccgccgcgccgccgccgttcaaaaTCGCCGACATCCGCGCCGCCATCCCGCCGCATTGCTGGATCAAGGACCCCTGGCGCTCGCTCAGCTATGTCGCCTGGGACCTCGCCGCCGTCGCCGGActcctcgccgccgccgcctaccTCAACAGCTGGGCCTTCTGGCCGATCTATTGGGTAGCGCAGGGCACCATGTTTTGGGCCTTGTTCGTCCTCGGCCACGATTGGTAATTTCTTTTTAGTATCGAATCgcattttactttttttttttttttttaataataaatcaaaTGTAGTACTCCTATCTATCGTCTATTTGTATATGTTCAATATAGAATTAGTGATTTCATGCTCGCTATACCGCGTTATTTAACCTGCATTGATAAATGTAGTGCTTATTTATGCTATATAAGTTTGTGGCTGTTATTATTGTACGAAGATAGCTAGTGTTGTATAGTATGTATGATGATATTTCatagtattatttaattttttgggtCGAAACTTTGGAAATTATTTTGGTATTTAATTTAGTACTTATGATGATTAATTGCAGTGGGCACGGGAGTTTTTCAGACAATACCACGCTGAATAACGTGGTGGGACATGTACTACATTCCTCAATCCTTGTACCTTATCATGGATGGTTAGTCTTCGAGATCTAATAATACTACTATGTGTTATTTTTACAGTATTACTACTACTTATCATAAATATCCTGacttatatatgtataaatacGACTGATATAGATCTGCATATTTGTAATTTAATCTTACGTAGGCGAATCAGCCACAGAACACACCACCAGAATCATGGTCACGTGGAGAAGGACGAGTCATGGGTGCCGGTAACGTTTTTGAAATATTCTCTAATAATTTATTCCATAGTTGTTGACTCTTTGATTTTAGAGatgattcattaattaattagttgccTTTATTTTGTCCCCAAATATTGCTGCAGCTGCCTGAGAATTTATACAAGCAGCTCGATTTCTCAACCAAATTCTTGAGATACAAAATCCCATTCCCCATGTTTGCCTACCCTCTCTACTTggtatactctctctctctctctttctcacacATTAATGTATAATGAATGGATTCACATTCCAACATAGGAAATAGCTCTTgattttgaaatatattttgtttCAGTGGTATAGAAGTCCCGGAAAAACTGGATCTCACTTCAACCCATATAGCAGTTTGTTCAAACCTAATGAGAGAGATTTGGTGATCACTTCCACCATTTGTTGGGCCGCAATGGTTGCTTCTCTCCTCTATGCTTCCACCATTGTTGGCCCCAGCTCGTTGTTCAAGCTTTACGGTGTGCCTTATTTGGTGAGACACCACTCGAAACAGAGAATATTAAATTATCACGTCGAATGTACATTCCGAATCATGAATTTGGATAAAATATTATATCGATTTACCGACTGATTAGACTtgttattacttttttttttgtggggCAGATATTCGTTGTGTGGTTGGACACGGTTACATATTTGCACCACCATGGTTACGACAAGAAACTCCCTTGGTACCGCAGTAAggtattattttaattctatttttattttaattttacttatGTCACTACCATATGTTCGCCAAAGTTAATGCCAGATTTTTTAACACAAATATCTATGCTCAGTCGACTATGATagtatttgtttatttaaaaaTCGCACCTACCCATCCATGTATGTGAGTTACTTTAGGCCTCGGGCCCCTCTgatttctttttaatattttaatattgtttGTTTCTCTAAAAAATATTAAGTATTGTGCCATCCGTCTCATTTTTAAGTTATTTCATTTGACTTGATACTAAATTGTGCCGAAATTATTcgagattatttttattataaggGGTAGACTAAGACTCATAAGTTGTGATTAATTCTACGTATCATAGTCTCGAGATTAAGTATTGAGCCCTACCTACTCACCCGAACATAATAATATTACATGACCAATCCTATCTTATAGTACTATAAATCGAACACCCCTAAGATTCTTTTTCAAAATTGTAGgagtataaaaaaattagacCATGTGAAATAAATATTTCACAAAATATCTATATTTTAgatctctttttttcttttctattattaGTACATAGTATATTCCAAAGTCCAAACATTACACAAGAATATTCATAtgtattttacttttattttagatctatctttttatttctaataACATAGTACTTCAAAATCTTCACCTACACTTAAAAACTCAACTTTTCTAATTCTTTTAATGGTTTGGTTATGTCTCCTAGTTATAATTAGGAAGATAATCTGGGCCtcgtctctttctctctttatatatgtataggagTATTACATTAGTATATGTTTATGCAATTGGAGTGGTCTCGAAATATCATGAATTAAAATCTCAACAACTTCTTCTAAATCGAGATCGTTGGTTCCGAGTCATGTGCGGGGGCATCTCCAAAAGTAGTAGTCATTTCTGTTTTTTTGTCTTATAAATAATTGCAGGAATGGAGTTATTTACGAGGAGGattgacgacagtagatcaagACTATGGAATATTCAATAAAATTCACCACGATATTGGCACCCATGTTATACACCATCTCTTCCCTCAGATCCCACATTACCATTTAGTGGAGGCGGTGAGATCTCTAATcatacattattttatttaatttaacccTAATCACGTGATCATCTTACTCCAACAACACTTATAATCCTAATTAATTGTTGCATTTCCGTTATTCTGTCGTATTAGCATAAACTTTTGGcctcaaaattcaaaattttaaaatgtgatttataaaaaaatatattaatgaaataaaatacgagACTAATCACGTTTCATCGCCGACCTTTGCAGACGAGGGAGGCGAAAAGGGTGCTGGGGAATTACTACAGAGAGCCCAGAAAATCTGGACCAGTTCCGTTTCACCTAATTCCTACGTTGTTGAAAAGTCTAAGTAGGGATCATTACGTCAGTGATAATGGAGACATAGTTTACTATCAAACAGATGGTCAACTATTTTCATCTAAAGAGATTTAGTGATGGGCTCTAAATTTACCCAAAtcatattagatttattttatagtaGCTTTTTGGGGtcacattatttttattagagAAATAATGTGCAACAAGAAGAATTTTAAATAACTGTAGTGAGTTTTTTATGATGCAATTTTGCTCtcccttttctcttttttccccCTTTTCATTTATGATCATGTAAGGTTGCTTTAAATAAAGTTTTTTTTAGCTAATTGCCGGTCAATTTTGTGGACTTTGAAGTTTATTTGTtgtattataaaaaaaaaattgtggtttatttaattactgCCTTTCGACGtttaattatttgaggatttGTAGAGTAGTGATATTGATTAATCGATGTGAATGTTGTAATAGTAATTAGAAAATTATCAGGGGATGCAACAATGGTGTAGATACATTTTGTAATTTACACATTTTCGTAGCATTATATTTAGCAAAATATGTACCAATTATTATAGAACTATTCATTTCGTAATTGTTTGCTAGAAGAAATAGAATTTAGTGGGTTAATTAAGTTTTCATACATATAGAAGAAAATCCATTCCTACTTGATGTTTGGTGTGATGTATTTATGAAATCGATATCCATTTTGTTGGGTTTTGTCGGTCAGTTAATTATGTACGATAGTATTAAAAGTTAAATAAGGGTGAAATGGGGGTAAAACTTCAATTAAACCTTCAACTACTCCTTTATAATAGGCCTTGGTTTCAATTCCGCTTGCGTGCGTtgtcattttttcatttttgcatCGATAGTAATTTCATCTGCGTGTtgttattttttcacttttatatagtGTAAAGGTTTCGCTTACATGcatattgtttatttaattagataatAGATACCTTTTGtgattcgagagagagagagagagagagagtgaaagtGAGTCCTTTACTAGGAACATGGCGTTTGTGATTGTGCGTAAAATGAATGGTAGATATTAAACATCTCATGGTTCAACCGTTACGGCTTTCATTGGTGCATGTAAAGTAATCTTTTGTGAGACACTCAAACCGTGGACCACcaaatctataatctataaatcatataaaatccaaatcatcatatatatacatttcctctctttaatttcaaataaagtAAATATAACTTTAACATCCAAATTATACatgttttattaaaaatattatgaattataaacgtatttattttaaataacaaactatcaatttttatcaaaaatttctTGCGTCTATTTTCTGATGCCTAGAATTTTGACGTGGCTCGTCAAATGCGATTGTATAATtttgtcttttattttttaaatgatattaccATATATACGATCCCAAATGAGTTTAGAATTTGAGATATATCGTCGATTTTTCTTAGTTTATGTCCCATGAGTTTTTCAAATGACATGgcacataaaaataaaaattacacaaTGACATCCGATGAGCTACGTCAAGATTTTGGGAATAGAAAAGTGGACGAGAAACATTTATGACATATTAACAATTTCAAATGACAAAATAGACTTTGACAAGTATAAGTGAGTTGGTCTAGCGTTAGagtggttaatgcctaaggccgaAGGTTTTGAGTTCGAGTCTACCATGgcgtgatttttattttttatttatttagttgttaatttataaaaaagaaaaagaaaaataggctTTGACTAACGTATGTGTAAGGCTGTAAATTCGGGTACCtgcgggtaccctacccgcaaaatGCGGGTACCCGTGGGACAAAATCCGCCGAAATTcccaccctcacccgaccctccTGCATACTGcgggtaccctcatacccgcagcggtaccctcacagtcccgcaatttttttattattgtaattttgcTGGTTTTTGGTCCCGTtggagggtattttgtcccgcgagagggtattttgtcccgcatttcacaaaaaaaaaaatttgaaaatatcatttctatttcatcgattatccataaaaacctgtgatgaataaataataaataaacagctAACAAATAAGCACAACAATCAAAATTATTCCTAAAATTCCTAAACAAAattagatgagagagagagacgaacgAAAACGATTAGGGCTTGGAGGTTTTGGGAATTTTAATTCCTaaaatttctaaataaaattatttaattttaatttttaaatattatattgcGGGTATGCGCGTACCCTCGGGTATACCTGCGAGTATCCTCTACCCTCGATTTTTGAGAATATGctacccgcacccgaccctcctCTTTAAATTTGcaggtatcgggtacccgatacccgcgcgggtatcgtggcgggtgagggtatacccgatacccgcaacccgagTTTACAGCCCTACGTGTGTATTGTCTACATTAGCATTTTtctttacattttattttttcttttagacCTTGTAGTCATAGATTGTTACTATATATGGTCATCAAATTTACTaatgacataaaaataaaaatttgatcaTTCTTTTCCCCTCAACttgaaataaatgaataaattaaaattgtgaGTATTGTTTCGTAGGTCCTTGTTGTAGAGAGCATGTCCTGTTGTTGTGTTTGGAGTGTTTGTCGTAGAGAGCATGTTACACAGCTTCGAATCTTGTTGTTGGGCATGTTACACAGGTGCTTGCGTTTTACACGTTCAGTTTCGAGGTACAGTCACTTTCGGCCACTGCTTCTTGTGAGACAGGTTGAGAGTCCGCCTAACTCCGCTCTCTTAGGGatgtttaaattaaatttaaaatcaaactttaaataaataaataacctcttaattttatgtaatttgtaatttgatgatcttgattataatttatgaGGTTAcggggggagagagagattaT
It contains:
- the LOC130992039 gene encoding acyl-lipid omega-3 desaturase (cytochrome b5), endoplasmic reticulum-like translates to MAVSSGASLSKSGAEGEVYDGHYEQFEGIGKRAADKFDPAAPPPFKIADIRAAIPPHCWIKDPWRSLSYVAWDLAAVAGLLAAAAYLNSWAFWPIYWVAQGTMFWALFVLGHDCGHGSFSDNTTLNNVVGHVLHSSILVPYHGWRISHRTHHQNHGHVEKDESWVPLPENLYKQLDFSTKFLRYKIPFPMFAYPLYLWYRSPGKTGSHFNPYSSLFKPNERDLVITSTICWAAMVASLLYASTIVGPSSLFKLYGVPYLIFVVWLDTVTYLHHHGYDKKLPWYRSKEWSYLRGGLTTVDQDYGIFNKIHHDIGTHVIHHLFPQIPHYHLVEATREAKRVLGNYYREPRKSGPVPFHLIPTLLKSLSRDHYVSDNGDIVYYQTDGQLFSSKEI